The region tccccctttgaccctaggccatgtcctagtggttagtgcttatgtttgagttgtgttttcaggacaagaagcatatggccttgaggagtttgattcatttgctcatttggattgatatttggttgatgttgattaacattaagttgttttgtaggtggattagctcatttgtgttgagcattggcttgtgctatgcttgatgcattgcttgtgtacagttaactgttgacttttagtttgtctgtttgactttcTGAGTTGTGTAttgactgagttagattgttttcaggtacattagttgctatagttcattttgtACTTGcttttgatgttgcttgcttgcttaacaaattgaggtataacccacttacttcatgtagtctggaagacctggcctgttacttggtcagtcacctgtctgaagtcctccttaagaggcaatgcttgtgaatgtttatctttgtgccaagcaggaaaagaccttgaataaggcaattggcagatacaagagacgtgcaatccatctcctgctattcagttgagtcatccctttgctcacacaactgaTGTTGATGCATTAcggatattaacccaagatccagtcgagtcagtcataagtgtagaagggctcccactttctgaacccacacttcttttgtctaaagctctccctggccagggataagagctgtggggcacacccctcacttcctatttcatctgcttcaccctaactctcaatgttagggttaagaggtaacatcaccctgatacagttggcttgcttttgcagcctaacccttgtgtgagcccactttgtctgtatatagtgtgtgctaattgtgtgtatgtttgcttggttttgattatgcttgcatgctttgctttgcctgtttaggattagcttgctgtttgtgcaagtagatagaaaactcaacctaggaccattgtggaatacatgataactattaggctcgagtcagtctcccttctagttggtcatttcccagtctctggttaggagaaagtttctcccctgttcaggggaactacgttgccctgatcctcataccagatgaggtaaGTAGGCAagaggtcgtacgagatctctccgggcaccctttttctttttgtgtgtgtttgcttgacagttgctaggctcgagtgccagactccttagtaacttgttgtttgttacCTTCTTatgtgttaggatatggatgtaagaccagcgattggctgtccgtatcctatcggtattgttgtgtgcttggagtctgacgtaagtccagcgattggcaatcggtttctagtgtgggtttgtttggttcggagtctgatgtaagtccagcgattggcattcggtttccatgtttgcctgtttgcgtgtgttttgtttcggcgtgtgtgagccgaactacggtagctctgattctcattccagatgagatacgtaggcataggatgcgatatcctagcgagccctttccccttttctcccacctgtgttgtgtgtgtgtgatgtttgtttgtgagcagttttagcaaccttgttATATCTTtctgagtgtggatcccgtcgagtacgacggatgcgtaggggtgctaataccttccctttgcataaccgactcccgatcccatctctctttggtcgcaagaccatgtcttttccaggtttacttcgagcgttccCTTTCCCgctttgggataaataacgcacggtggcggctctgtgtttgtttttgttttagcccgccggttgtttttcgcggatgcgacacagTGCAACATTTTGTACAATttgttttcaggaaaaacagacttagcatatggtctatggtgtggatgtcaaactgaatgttgtgacattcattcctgagagcatatgctaaattgtaggttggttagtttctctgtttcagcagttttctcaggctattcttcaggaagtcaacaggtgagctaaaatccaggaaactaacaactaagctacaattaatgaacctaaaAAATAATCTATTTattagtaccctaatatgtggaaattaggttaacttgcttgaccttaatttcaggaaatacaagtacaaggcccaagtgctgcaatattaaaggatggctatccttcattcagaactcggggattttaggcgtgaagattttatttgtccatcatacttcactgttgtacttttgtgtgtgtcttgtattaggtgtatcttgtgagccaagcaattatcacctagatgattgcattggactagggtgttcattgagttgtaagtgttgtgtcactctaagcttttaagcgtgagtgctgtgtatcttgattaaagctgttaagcacaatcaagagttgtttgaagtgtgacttcacaattatctttaatcttaattaaaggttgtaatcactgaggtgattgagggggagtgagtaggaactctgatcttagtgtaagatttaaattgcattgggtaggtattaagtgataggattaaacagttggtttaaggtctgaattaatactactaatagtggatttcctccctggcttggtagcccccagacataaGTGTGTGTaacaccgaactgggtaaacaattccttgtgttatttactgcacttacgttttaagttctgcataattcttgtctgcgcagaattggatgtcataacatcccgtgtgacatcgaaagtctgttaactagaattttAGTCACCCTCTGGATATCTGAAACATGATTCAACGGAATGGACGATGCACTGAGTTTTGAGAAAATAAGCCTTTTGACTTCTTAATCGGCAAATGACTGAATGAATGTCATTAAGACCAAATAAAATGCCAAAACTcttgacttttcatctaaacTCTGATGAATGCTTTTGACTGATAAAACACACGATGAAATGAAATGATTATGCTATGCTGATGCAAGTGAAAAAAGTCAGGataaaatttagggtatgacataCAATTATATTCAAAAGGTGGTAAAGAGGTTTAACATGAGAAATTTAAAACCTGCAAGTACTCCATTTGCTATTCATTTCAAACTAAGTAGTAAACAATGTCCTTGAAGTGAAGAATACAAATACTATATATAAGGTTCCTTATGCATCTGTATAGTTCATAGTTTTATAAGTTATGTAATGTACAAGGCCGCATATTGATCATGTTGTCGGTCTTGTTAGTCGGTTTATCTTTAATCCTATTGGAGCTAAGAATATTGCAACAACTAAAGCGTTTAAAGAATTTTTTGGGAATGAAGAAATTCTTACATGAGTTGGATGTTGACGAAGAGAAGTTTTTGTTGTTCTATGATAGTCAAAGTGCAACTTATCTTGGCAGAACCTGATGGTTCATTCTAGATTAAAGCAAATTAAGGTGCAATATCATTAGATACGAGATGCATTGGAGATGAAGTTGGTCCCACTTGAGAAAGTACATAGTGACAATATAATTCAAATATAATTATAAATACCTTGCATGAGACGATAATGATCAAATGTAGAAAGAAGACGAATATGGTGGAGTAACTCGTTCTcacgagagagagagagagagattttggATGAGCTCACTCTTAAGAAAGACCCACCATTTATTTCGAAAAATAAGAAAAAAGAATACAATAAGTAAGAAAATAAAAAGTGTTAATAGAATATGGGTTTAATTTCTTTTTGTTGGAGATTTAAAGTGATTTTAAATCCTTACTTTTACAACAAGGACAACTCGGTAATAAAGAGAGAAAAGACACTTAATGGTAGCATTTAAAGACACGAGGACTGTCATTTTTGCAACCTGAGAGAAGAAGATGAAATTTTCTATTTCAAGAGATAGATGAGTGTGTAATAAATTTCttcaattttatttaaaaatttaataTGATATTCCTATCACTTTTGTAAATTATCTTTATGTATTTTTTTTAGTAATCTTATCTAAGCTCATGGTTTTTATTAAACAACCAGAATTTAAGAGTACCATAATAGTACATCGTTACATTGATATATTTCCTTTCCAACTTGAAATCTAAGGTGCATAGTAAGTCGAGAGTAATGCACTCAAAAGAGGGTGCCTCTCTTTTCATGAATTCTAATAGACCATTCGAATGGAACATCCTATCAATTTCTACCTTCAAACCAAGGATAGTAAGGGTGGTTTCACAAACATACCTCAATAGAGTGATACTCCGTTTTACGAGCGTTGAATACTTTTGTGCTTGCGAGTCATCCTCGAAGATGATGTTGTGAGGTCTTGAGGACTCTGCCACTTACTTCTCTTTGTTGGATATTTTAGGTGCCATTGGTTGAATGAAGCTTTTTGAGAAAAAGTTGGAGTGATGAGTGTTAGAGAAAATATGTCCAGAAGTGGACTTAGGATGGCCAATGGCTTAGTGAAAATGGTTTTGTGGTTATGGGTAATTTAAGGATAAACGCGAGAGCTTTGTGGTGGAGATTAATGGAGTTTTTAGGGTGGTTTTTGAGAAAGGTTGGAGAGAATAATGAAGATGAATGAGAGATTTGAAAAGAGCAATAGTGAGGTAATGATGACTTAAAAATCAGGTTTTGGGGTATTTAAAGGGGATTAAATTGATGATGATTGGTGCATTAAAATGTGTGTGGGGTCCCAAGGAGAttggaatttttttgaaaatttgaacattTGAAATTCCCTCTACATGTCCCGCTACGGTCAATAACACATACTACGGTCGCTCGTAGCAGGGCACTGGTTCCTACGGTTTTTATTGGTTGGATGTTAGGCTTGATGGATGGGAATGCAACGGCCCGTAGCATAAGCTACGGGTGGTCGTAACAAACCACTGGatttttatggatttttttttgtttcttgGGTTCTTGGGGGTGTCTTTTGGGCATGATTCTACAATTGATATTTCTCAGTATTTTCCAACGATTCAACACTTACCCGTCTTCGTTATTGCAAGCTTTTTATTCActgaaaatgaaataaacaaaaagaaacaaattAGTGTGGAAatgcgtgggttgcctcccacgaagcgctttgtttaagGTCGTTTAGCTCGACCGTCTACACCCTCAACTCAAGAGGGTGCTTCCTTCAAATTGGAACCCTTAACCCGTCCCTTACCCATTGAAGAGACCTAATTTACTCTAGACATCTATGTCATACAACCTTATTCTTTTACCTTCCTCCTATGAGGAGGCTCATACTTTTGGTCTGGTTTTTCACGGACCTTCTCTCTCACCTTCTTCTTCTCCTTAGAATCATTCTTAATTGTCCCTGTGTGGGCCTTGTTGTCCTTGAACTTACTATCTTTCTTAAAATAGATATCATGCCTTGGTTAGTTGGGATAGATTCCCCCACCCTCAAGCCTTCGTCAACCCTCTTAGCTTAGGAAACAACTTTCTCAACCTTAGTATTATCAAGTAAGCTCTCCTTCAACTTAGTAGTTGGAGGATATTCTGGTGGATTCTCTTGAACACAATCGCTAAACAAATCAACTAAACACAAAGAGTCCCTTAAGGAAGGGTTCTTCAATAGTTTTGCTAAAATGAACCTAATCTTCTCATTACATGATTCAAAGGTTAACTTCCCTCTCTGGACATCTATGATGGCCTCCACTGTAGCTAGGAAGGGTCTTCCTAAAATTATGGAAATTTGAAAATCTTCATCGATGTCTATTATCACAAAATATATCGGCACAAAAATACTCTTTCACTCTTACCAGGACATCTTCTAGCCCACCTATAGGATAATTGATCGGTATATCAACAAGTTGTAAAGAGACATTGATAGGTTTCATGTCCCCATATATCCAATTTCTTACACATCGACAAAGGCATTAGGCTAACACTAGATCCTAAATCGCATAGAGCCCTATCAAATTCCATGGTACCTATATGACAAGGGATGGATAAACTTCCTGGATCTTGGAGCTTAAGGATCACCATGTTTTGAATCATAGCACTACTATCAAGGGTCATGGCCATGATCTTATGGTCCTTTAGCTTTCTTTTATTGGAAATGATCTCCTTTAAGAACTTGGCAGAGGAGGGAATTTGGGTTAGCGCCTCGATGAAAGTCATATTGAGGTGGATCTTCTTGATAAGTTGCACAAACTTTTTGAATTGAGGCTTTATCTTTGCTTTCACCAGCCTTTATGGGAAAGGAACAATGGATTTATAGGGAGGAGGAGCAACATAGGGTGCTTCCTTATCAAACTCTTTAACAACCTCCTTTTTGGGTAAAGTTGGTACATTAACTTCAACCTCTGTCCCTTTAGAACTAGAACTACCCATTTATTTACCACTACGGGTTGTCATGGTATTCAAATGTCCCTTAAGGTTTTACTCGGGCTACCCTGGAAAAGAAACGGGAGGAATATAAGAAGCGGCTTATTATTGCTCCACTtgggagatttgagtctccaacATCTTGGTATGAGTGACAACATTATCAACCTTAACGTTCAATTGCCTAAGCTCATCTCATTGGTATGTAGGTTTTAATTTCTAAACTCTTCATTTTTACAGGTTTGAGTCAAAACAAAAATTTCCATCATAAGTTCAAGGTTGGACTTCTTAGGCTCGGGTTGTGTTTCTTTTTGGAAACCTGGAGGTCCCATGGCTTGTTGGGGGTTATTGTTCTTATAAGAGAAGTTAGGGTGATCACGCCACCCCGGATTGTAGGTGTTAAAGTAAGGGTTTCTCCTTTGGTTATTTTTCACAAAGTTGGTATTCCCTTGGGTAGATCCTTCCATGAGGATCATTTAACAATCTCTATCGATGTGCCCATTAACTCAACATATTTCACAGTAGAGTGTGACGGGGTAAACCGAAGCAATATGGATTGGAGTAGTAGGTGTTGAAGGTGCAACGCGTAATCTATTTCTCTTTTAGTAAAGATCATCCACCTTAACTTTCATGTGATCAAACGTATTAACCTCATACATACCACTGGTTTTAGGAGTAAACTTAGCGACACTTTGTCGCACACTTCCCCATGAGTGGTGGTTTTTGGCCATCTCTTATATCAAATTGTAAGATACATCTTGAGGTTTATTCATGAGGGATCTGCCAGAAGCCGTGTCAAGGGTCATTATCATGGAGTAAAGGAGACCATTATAGAAAGTATGGATAATCATCCACTTCTCGAGTCCATGGAAAGGGCAAAGTCTTAGAAAATCTTTATAACACTCCTACGTGTCAAACAAGGACTTTCCTTATTCTTTCCTAAATTTGTTGATCTC is a window of Lathyrus oleraceus cultivar Zhongwan6 chromosome 6, CAAS_Psat_ZW6_1.0, whole genome shotgun sequence DNA encoding:
- the LOC127095624 gene encoding uncharacterized protein LOC127095624, with amino-acid sequence MAMTLDSSAMIQNMVILKLQDPGSLSIPCHIGTMEFDRALCDLGSSVSLMPLSMCKKLDIWGHETYQYIDEDFQISIILGRPFLATVEAIIDVQRGKLTFESCNEKIRFILAKLLKNPSLRDSLCLVDLFSDCVQENPPEYPPTTKLKESLLDNTKVEKVVS